The Phytohabitans houttuyneae genome has a segment encoding these proteins:
- a CDS encoding dihydrofolate reductase family protein: MRTLFASYFISLDGVVDAPQNWHFPYAGAEVMDVVGDATKDVDALLMGRRTFEEWKAFWPGQSGYPLADFINSTRKYVVTGSGADVGWAPSTVLTGDVLAAVADLKARPGGRIAVNGSGTLTRHLLSAGLVDELHLLVHPVVVGNGKHLFENGAAAVGLDLVATRAFANGVVHNVYSRAAATEEGDR; this comes from the coding sequence ATGCGCACCCTCTTCGCCAGTTACTTCATCAGCCTCGACGGCGTCGTCGACGCGCCCCAGAACTGGCATTTTCCGTACGCCGGCGCCGAGGTCATGGACGTGGTCGGCGACGCCACCAAGGACGTCGACGCGCTTCTCATGGGCCGGCGCACGTTCGAGGAGTGGAAGGCTTTCTGGCCGGGCCAGTCGGGCTACCCACTGGCCGACTTCATCAACAGCACGCGCAAGTACGTCGTGACCGGCAGCGGCGCGGATGTCGGCTGGGCACCGTCCACTGTGCTCACCGGCGACGTTCTCGCCGCGGTGGCCGACCTCAAGGCGCGGCCCGGTGGGCGGATCGCGGTCAACGGCAGCGGGACCCTCACCCGGCACCTGCTCAGCGCCGGCCTCGTGGATGAGCTGCACCTGCTGGTGCACCCGGTCGTCGTCGGCAACGGCAAGCACCTGTTCGAGAACGGCGCCGCGGCGGTGGGCCTGGACCTCGTCGCGACGCGTGCCTTCGCGAACGGAGTCGTGCACAACGTCTATTCCCGCGCCGCCGCCACCGAGGAAGGGGACCGATGA